Proteins encoded by one window of Microbacterium testaceum:
- the moaA gene encoding GTP 3',8-cyclase MoaA, whose translation MDAEHASPTRRPVAVALGATVTSSGATALPATGAPSPSTAPGATALASTGAPQSGGLLDRFGRVATDLRVSVIDKCNLRCTYCMPADGMPWLPQTQLMSTDEIRRIVRVAVQSLGAEELRITGGEPLVRKDLEFIIAGIREDNPDLPISMTTNAVGLDRRAQALKDAGLTRLNVSLDTLHPETFAELTRRPHLDKVLAGLQAARAAGLGPIKINAVLLRGINDSEIVSLVDWAVTNGFEMRFIEDMPLDGDRSWVATNVIAARDIRAEIETAFSLTPDPRGRGAAPAERWEVRRPGETAVAGHIGIISSVTEPFCAACTRTRVTADGKVRSCLFSHEETDLLSTLRAGADDAGIAQVWREAMWTKPRAHGSDRGGLARPDFVQPERTMSAIGG comes from the coding sequence ATGGATGCCGAGCACGCGAGCCCGACGCGACGGCCGGTGGCCGTGGCCCTCGGCGCGACCGTGACGTCGTCCGGCGCGACGGCCCTCCCGGCGACCGGCGCCCCCTCGCCCTCCACGGCACCCGGCGCCACCGCCCTGGCCTCGACCGGAGCCCCGCAGTCCGGTGGCCTGCTCGACCGCTTCGGCCGCGTCGCGACCGACCTGCGCGTCTCGGTCATCGACAAGTGCAACCTGCGTTGCACGTACTGCATGCCGGCCGACGGGATGCCATGGCTGCCGCAGACGCAGTTGATGTCGACCGACGAGATCCGCCGCATCGTCCGGGTCGCCGTGCAGTCCCTCGGTGCGGAGGAGCTGCGGATCACCGGCGGCGAGCCCCTCGTGCGCAAGGACCTCGAGTTCATCATCGCCGGCATCCGCGAGGACAACCCCGACCTGCCCATCTCGATGACCACGAACGCCGTGGGTCTCGATCGCCGCGCCCAGGCGCTGAAGGACGCGGGTCTCACCCGCCTCAACGTCTCGCTCGACACCCTGCACCCCGAGACCTTCGCCGAGCTCACCCGCCGCCCCCACCTCGACAAGGTGCTCGCGGGCCTCCAGGCCGCGCGCGCCGCGGGCCTCGGACCCATCAAGATCAACGCGGTCCTGCTGCGCGGCATCAACGACTCCGAGATCGTCTCGCTCGTCGATTGGGCCGTGACCAACGGGTTCGAGATGCGCTTCATCGAAGACATGCCCCTCGACGGAGACCGATCGTGGGTGGCCACGAACGTCATCGCCGCGCGCGACATCCGCGCCGAGATCGAGACGGCGTTCTCTCTCACCCCTGATCCGCGCGGACGCGGCGCCGCCCCCGCCGAGCGGTGGGAGGTCCGCCGCCCCGGTGAAACGGCCGTCGCCGGACACATCGGCATCATCTCCTCGGTCACCGAGCCCTTCTGCGCCGCGTGCACGCGCACCCGCGTCACCGCCGACGGCAAGGTGCGCTCATGCTTGTTCTCGCACGAAGAGACCGACCTTCTCTCGACCCTGCGCGCGGGAGCCGACGACGCCGGCATCGCGCAGGTCTGGCGGGAGGCCATGTGGACGAAGCCCCGTGCCCACGGCTCCGACCGCGGAGGGCTCGCGCGCCCCGACTTCGTGCAGCCCGAGCGCACGATGAGCGCGATCGGCGGATGA
- a CDS encoding MogA/MoaB family molybdenum cofactor biosynthesis protein, whose product MPHHARVLTVSDRSAAGLREDRGGPLAVSLLREAGFDCADPVIVADGADSVETALRALLAEGPGLIVTTGGTGIAPTDRTPEGTTRVLDREIPGIAEELRRRGLADTPMAVISRGLAGIADPGTLIVNLPGSTRAVASGIAVIAELAPHVLDQLSGGDHA is encoded by the coding sequence GTGCCCCATCACGCTCGCGTCCTGACCGTGTCCGATCGCTCGGCGGCGGGCCTCCGCGAAGACCGCGGAGGACCGCTCGCAGTGTCGTTGCTGCGCGAGGCGGGATTCGACTGCGCCGACCCTGTCATCGTCGCCGACGGAGCCGACAGCGTCGAGACCGCGCTGCGCGCCCTCCTCGCCGAGGGGCCGGGCCTCATCGTCACGACCGGTGGCACCGGCATTGCCCCCACCGACCGCACGCCCGAGGGCACGACGCGCGTGCTCGACCGCGAGATCCCCGGCATCGCCGAGGAACTGCGGCGCCGCGGGCTCGCCGACACCCCGATGGCCGTCATCTCGCGCGGCCTCGCGGGCATCGCCGACCCGGGAACCCTGATCGTCAACCTTCCCGGGTCGACCCGTGCCGTGGCATCCGGGATCGCCGTCATCGCCGAGCTCGCCCCGCACGTGCTCGACCAGCTCTCCGGAGGAGATCACGCATGA
- a CDS encoding helix-turn-helix transcriptional regulator, whose amino-acid sequence MSDLPSLGDFLQRRREALQPEDVGLARGVRRRTAGLRREEVALLSHMSTDYYARLERGTGPTPSEQMLTSLAQGLHLSLAERDHLFRLAGHPPPSRHSGTEHVSPGMLRVLDRLDDTPAEIVTELGETLRQSRLGIALLGDASLRSGPARSVGYRWFTDAAARAAYPPAEIAALSRLYAAGLRELVAARGPHSRAAELADDLRGRSHEFASLWDAHEVGARPPDVKRFHHPEVGYLDLSCQTLLDPDRSHRLLVYTAQPGSESAEKLRLLAVIGSSSVAPR is encoded by the coding sequence GTGAGCGATCTGCCGAGCCTCGGCGATTTCCTTCAGCGCCGCCGCGAGGCCCTTCAACCCGAGGACGTCGGGCTCGCGCGCGGCGTGAGGCGGCGGACGGCGGGGCTCCGACGCGAAGAGGTGGCCCTGCTCAGCCACATGTCGACGGACTACTACGCACGCCTCGAACGGGGCACCGGCCCGACGCCCTCCGAGCAGATGCTGACCTCGCTTGCGCAGGGCCTGCACCTGAGCCTCGCCGAGCGCGACCACCTCTTCCGTCTCGCGGGGCACCCACCGCCGTCACGACATTCGGGGACCGAGCATGTCAGCCCCGGAATGCTCCGCGTGCTCGACCGTCTGGACGACACCCCCGCCGAGATCGTCACGGAGCTGGGCGAGACGCTACGCCAGAGCCGACTCGGCATCGCCCTGCTCGGCGATGCGTCGCTGCGCTCGGGGCCGGCGCGGAGCGTCGGCTACCGCTGGTTCACCGATGCGGCCGCGCGCGCCGCCTACCCGCCGGCCGAGATCGCGGCCCTCTCCCGGCTCTACGCGGCGGGCCTGCGCGAGCTCGTCGCCGCTCGCGGTCCGCACTCGCGCGCGGCAGAGCTCGCCGACGATCTGCGGGGGCGCAGCCACGAGTTCGCCTCCCTGTGGGACGCCCACGAGGTCGGCGCCCGCCCGCCGGACGTGAAGAGGTTCCACCACCCCGAGGTGGGGTACCTGGATCTCTCGTGCCAGACCCTGCTCGACCCCGACCGCTCGCACCGTCTGCTCGTCTACACCGCTCAACCCGGGAGCGAGAGCGCCGAGAAGCTGCGCCTGCTCGCCGTCATCGGTTCTTCCTCGGTCGCCCCGCGCTGA
- a CDS encoding SDR family oxidoreductase: MTELSAPTGREPALVAQPRADGTAPRALVLGATGYLGGRLVPRLLSAGYRVRVLARDPRRVEAFPWGDEVETAAGDATDAEAVRAAVEGVDVLYYLIHSMGSARDFEATDRVAAQTVADAASAASVSRIVYLGGLHPDDATLSAHLRSRVEVGQILLQSGVPTLVLQAGVVIGSGSASFEMVRHLTDVLPYMPAPKWVRNHIQPIAVRDVLHYLLGAARVAPNVNRAVDIGGPDVLRYGQMMNGYAMEAGLPQRAIASLPVLTPRLASHWVNLVTPIPKSIARPLVESLQNDCVVKDRAIDDLVPRPEGGLMPYREAVRRALGRVNDDAIETSWQDAEVSGAPSDPLPSDPEWAGRLVYTDIRTMTTKASAAQLWSVIEGIGGENGWYSSPLLWAIRGWMDRLVGGVGLARGRRSRSVVTVGDALDFWRVEAIEPGHLLRLRAEMKVPGGAWLELRATPEGDGARFDQRALFFPTGLAGRLYWLSVLPFHGLIFSGMARRITAAAEHVQREDLEPKAKAGRIAPEIAEVETTAAPSA; the protein is encoded by the coding sequence ATGACCGAGCTCTCCGCCCCCACCGGCCGCGAACCCGCGCTCGTCGCCCAGCCCCGCGCCGACGGGACGGCACCGAGGGCTCTGGTGCTCGGCGCCACCGGCTACCTGGGCGGCAGACTCGTTCCCCGCCTGCTGTCGGCGGGGTACCGCGTGCGCGTGCTCGCCCGCGATCCGCGACGGGTCGAGGCCTTCCCCTGGGGCGACGAGGTCGAGACCGCTGCGGGCGACGCGACCGACGCCGAGGCCGTCCGTGCGGCGGTCGAGGGCGTCGACGTGCTCTACTACCTCATCCACTCCATGGGCAGCGCCCGCGACTTCGAGGCCACCGACCGCGTGGCCGCGCAGACCGTCGCCGACGCGGCGTCCGCGGCATCCGTCTCGCGCATCGTCTACCTCGGGGGCCTGCACCCCGATGACGCCACGCTCTCGGCCCACCTGCGATCGCGCGTCGAAGTGGGGCAGATACTCCTGCAAAGCGGTGTGCCGACCCTCGTGCTGCAGGCGGGCGTCGTCATCGGGTCGGGCTCGGCGTCCTTCGAGATGGTGCGCCACCTCACCGACGTGCTGCCGTACATGCCCGCGCCCAAGTGGGTGCGCAACCACATCCAGCCGATCGCCGTGCGCGACGTGCTGCACTACCTGCTCGGCGCCGCGCGCGTGGCCCCCAACGTCAACCGGGCGGTCGACATCGGCGGGCCCGACGTGCTGCGCTACGGCCAGATGATGAACGGCTACGCGATGGAGGCCGGATTGCCCCAGCGCGCGATCGCCTCGCTGCCGGTGCTCACGCCCCGCCTCGCCTCGCACTGGGTCAACCTTGTCACCCCGATTCCCAAGTCCATCGCGCGGCCGCTCGTGGAGTCCCTGCAGAACGACTGCGTGGTCAAAGACCGCGCCATCGACGACCTCGTGCCCCGCCCCGAGGGCGGGCTCATGCCGTACCGCGAGGCCGTGCGCCGAGCGCTGGGGCGCGTGAACGACGACGCGATCGAGACCAGTTGGCAAGACGCCGAGGTCTCGGGCGCCCCGAGCGATCCGCTGCCCAGCGACCCCGAGTGGGCGGGTCGACTCGTCTACACCGACATCCGCACCATGACGACGAAAGCGAGCGCCGCCCAACTGTGGTCGGTGATCGAGGGGATCGGCGGAGAGAACGGCTGGTACTCCTCGCCGCTGCTCTGGGCGATCCGCGGCTGGATGGACCGCCTGGTCGGCGGGGTGGGCCTCGCCCGTGGCCGCCGCAGCCGGTCGGTGGTCACCGTGGGCGACGCCCTGGACTTCTGGCGCGTCGAGGCCATCGAACCGGGGCACCTGCTGCGCCTGCGCGCCGAGATGAAGGTGCCGGGAGGCGCGTGGCTCGAGCTGCGGGCCACGCCCGAGGGCGACGGTGCACGGTTCGACCAGCGGGCCCTCTTCTTCCCGACCGGGCTCGCCGGGCGGCTCTATTGGCTGTCGGTGCTGCCGTTCCACGGGCTGATTTTCAGCGGCATGGCCCGGCGCATCACCGCCGCCGCCGAACACGTGCAGCGCGAGGATCTCGAGCCGAAGGCGAAGGCCGGACGCATCGCCCCCGAGATCGCCGAGGTCGAGACGACCGCGGCGCCGTCGGCCTAG
- a CDS encoding TOBE domain-containing protein, producing MPNTFRIAQAARLLGVSDDTVRRWIDHGALPTTGASPTEIPGAALAERAVALAAEPDDPTAIASSARNRFVGIVTRVQIDGVMAQVDLQCGPHRVVSLMSAEAAEELALEPGSLAVASVKATVVTVEAPRG from the coding sequence ATGCCGAACACCTTCCGCATCGCGCAGGCCGCGCGCCTGCTCGGAGTCAGCGACGACACCGTGCGCCGGTGGATCGACCATGGTGCGCTGCCGACGACCGGGGCGTCGCCGACGGAGATCCCCGGGGCGGCGCTGGCCGAGCGGGCGGTGGCGCTCGCGGCCGAGCCCGATGACCCGACCGCGATCGCCTCGAGCGCCCGCAACCGCTTCGTGGGGATCGTCACCCGCGTGCAGATCGACGGGGTCATGGCCCAGGTCGACCTGCAGTGCGGACCTCACCGGGTGGTGTCGCTGATGTCGGCCGAGGCCGCCGAAGAGCTCGCGCTCGAGCCGGGGTCGCTGGCCGTCGCGTCGGTGAAGGCGACGGTCGTCACGGTCGAGGCCCCGCGCGGCTGA
- a CDS encoding SDR family oxidoreductase: MSPTLSPLRGRLAVVTGASDGIGTVIATRLAALGAEVVLPVRSPEKGRRALETLRREVPDAVASTRALDLASLDSVHALVDGLRSEGRPVHLLVNNAGVMTPPQRKETADGFELQWGTNHLGHAALTLGLLPLLREGRARVVHQTSIAARRGRLDEGTIDAPTYNAMASYVQSKVAIGLFAEELQRRSQTEGWNLSSALAHPGVSPTNLLAAQPGAGRDRELFARRVIRVLSRLHITGSVASAAEPAVLAAIAPPADGLFFGPSRLIGGPARPADLWAPFRDAGDARRLWELTVGAIGPRFDE, from the coding sequence ATGTCCCCCACCCTCTCCCCCCTCCGCGGCCGCCTCGCGGTCGTCACCGGCGCCAGCGACGGCATCGGCACCGTGATCGCCACCCGTCTCGCCGCCCTCGGCGCCGAAGTCGTCCTTCCTGTCCGCTCCCCCGAGAAGGGACGCCGTGCCCTCGAGACCCTCCGCCGGGAGGTTCCGGATGCCGTGGCATCCACTCGCGCCCTGGATCTGGCGAGCCTGGACTCCGTTCACGCCCTCGTCGACGGGCTCCGCTCCGAGGGCCGGCCCGTCCACCTCCTGGTCAACAACGCCGGCGTCATGACCCCGCCGCAGCGAAAGGAGACCGCGGACGGCTTCGAGCTGCAGTGGGGGACGAACCACCTCGGCCATGCGGCCCTCACGCTGGGCTTGCTACCGCTCCTGCGGGAAGGCCGAGCGCGCGTCGTGCACCAGACGAGCATCGCCGCCCGTCGCGGCAGACTCGACGAGGGCACCATCGACGCTCCGACCTACAACGCGATGGCGTCGTACGTGCAGTCCAAGGTCGCCATCGGCCTCTTCGCCGAAGAGCTGCAGCGACGCAGTCAGACCGAGGGGTGGAATCTCTCCAGCGCCCTCGCGCACCCCGGCGTCTCGCCCACCAACCTGCTGGCGGCGCAGCCCGGCGCGGGCCGTGACCGCGAACTCTTCGCCCGTCGAGTCATCCGCGTGCTCTCGCGTCTGCACATCACCGGCTCCGTGGCATCCGCCGCCGAGCCGGCCGTTCTCGCAGCCATCGCACCGCCCGCGGACGGCCTCTTCTTCGGTCCGTCGCGGCTCATCGGCGGCCCGGCGCGGCCCGCGGACCTGTGGGCGCCGTTCCGCGACGCGGGAGATGCCCGCCGCCTGTGGGAGCTCACCGTCGGCGCGATCGGCCCGCGCTTCGACGAGTGA
- a CDS encoding HesA/MoeB/ThiF family protein translates to MKPLVEPVASLAPEELIRTARHAVLAAIGEEGQRRLAAARIAVVGAGGLGSPVLLALAAAGVGELVVIDDDTVERTNLQRQLAHRIADIGTAKTASAARAVRDLSPLTVVHERTVRLTSDNAAELFAGAHLVIDGSDTFDTREAVAAATEGLGIPLVWGAVQEWAAQVTVFWSAPPEGHAPVVLGDLFPTGSAGEPPTCAQVGVLGSLCVQVGGMLATEAIKLVTGAGEPVLGRLVVIDALRARHDVIPLSPAARPAVSS, encoded by the coding sequence ATGAAGCCGCTCGTCGAACCGGTGGCCTCGCTCGCCCCCGAAGAACTCATCCGCACCGCCCGTCACGCCGTGCTCGCCGCAATCGGCGAGGAGGGCCAGCGCCGCCTGGCCGCAGCGCGCATCGCGGTCGTCGGAGCCGGCGGCCTCGGCTCGCCCGTGCTGCTCGCGCTGGCCGCGGCCGGGGTCGGCGAGCTCGTCGTCATCGACGACGACACCGTCGAGCGCACCAACCTGCAGCGCCAGCTGGCCCACCGCATCGCCGACATCGGCACCGCCAAGACGGCATCCGCCGCTCGCGCCGTGCGCGATCTGTCGCCCCTCACCGTCGTCCATGAACGAACGGTACGACTGACCTCCGACAATGCTGCCGAGCTCTTCGCAGGGGCGCACCTCGTCATCGACGGCAGCGACACCTTCGACACGCGCGAGGCCGTCGCCGCCGCGACCGAGGGTCTCGGCATCCCCCTCGTCTGGGGAGCCGTGCAGGAGTGGGCCGCCCAGGTGACCGTGTTCTGGTCGGCTCCGCCCGAGGGGCACGCGCCCGTCGTGCTCGGCGACCTCTTCCCCACCGGTTCCGCTGGAGAGCCGCCCACGTGCGCGCAGGTCGGCGTGCTCGGATCGCTGTGCGTGCAGGTCGGGGGGATGCTGGCCACCGAAGCGATCAAGCTCGTCACCGGCGCGGGAGAGCCTGTGCTCGGCCGGCTCGTCGTGATCGACGCCCTGCGCGCCCGTCACGACGTGATCCCACTCTCGCCCGCCGCCCGCCCCGCCGTTTCGTCCTGA
- a CDS encoding molybdenum cofactor biosynthesis protein MoaE, whose protein sequence is MSAVRIARLSETPLDLDAHLDAVEDSSSGAVTTFVGRVRDIDPDASGAVVALEYSAHPDAEQTLHRIAESAAEGTDAIVAVSHRVGRLGVGEAAVVIAVASGHRAEAFEVCRTVIETIKTDLPVWKRQVEADGTTEWKGLGG, encoded by the coding sequence ATGAGCGCCGTCCGCATCGCCCGCCTGTCCGAGACGCCCCTCGACCTCGACGCCCACCTCGACGCCGTGGAGGACTCGTCGTCGGGGGCGGTCACCACCTTCGTCGGGCGCGTGCGTGACATCGACCCCGACGCCTCGGGCGCGGTCGTGGCGCTCGAGTACAGCGCGCACCCCGACGCCGAGCAGACCCTGCACCGCATCGCCGAGAGCGCGGCCGAGGGCACCGACGCGATCGTCGCGGTCAGTCACCGCGTGGGCCGGCTGGGCGTGGGCGAGGCGGCGGTCGTGATCGCCGTGGCATCCGGTCACCGCGCCGAGGCTTTCGAGGTGTGCCGCACGGTGATCGAGACGATCAAGACCGACCTGCCCGTCTGGAAGCGTCAGGTCGAGGCCGACGGGACGACGGAGTGGAAGGGCCTGGGCGGCTAG
- a CDS encoding molybdopterin molybdotransferase MoeA, producing MTPLLTVEEHRARVLDAVTLLPVETVRLAEAAGRTLAAPVRAAHDLPGFDNSSMDGFAVRLADVEGADDENPVAVRVVADLPAGSSDDPSFGAGEAVRIMTGAPVPTDADAIVPFEDTAGGLADSLGTVEVRRAPAASGAFIRRRGGDTRAGEVVLSAGEHLGPFALAAAAAAGVAELEVRRRPRVAVVSTGSELVAPGVAPGRGQTPDSNSTLLASLVSGTNADVTVISSLRDDASAIHALLDHAADVDVVVFSGGVSAGAYEPVRQALEGRITFEKVAMQPGKPQAFGALDDGRLVFGLPGNPVSVAVSFEVFVRPALLALQGRTAIDRRIARLTASETWTTPPGRRQYLPAAIDLVAGTVRPATAGGSGSHLAASLARAEAFAIVPAEVSTVSVGDPLDVMLIP from the coding sequence ATGACCCCGCTGCTCACCGTCGAGGAGCACCGCGCCCGCGTGCTCGACGCCGTCACGCTCCTGCCCGTCGAGACCGTGCGCCTCGCCGAGGCGGCCGGCCGCACGCTCGCCGCCCCCGTGCGCGCCGCTCACGACCTGCCCGGCTTCGACAACTCCTCGATGGACGGATTCGCAGTGCGACTCGCCGACGTCGAGGGGGCGGATGACGAGAACCCGGTGGCCGTGCGCGTCGTCGCCGATCTGCCTGCGGGGTCGTCCGACGACCCGTCGTTCGGCGCCGGCGAGGCGGTGCGCATCATGACGGGCGCGCCCGTGCCCACCGACGCCGACGCGATCGTGCCGTTCGAAGACACCGCGGGAGGCCTCGCCGACTCGCTGGGCACCGTCGAGGTGCGGCGGGCGCCCGCGGCATCCGGAGCTTTCATCCGCCGCCGTGGCGGCGACACCCGCGCGGGCGAGGTCGTCCTATCGGCCGGCGAGCACCTGGGGCCGTTCGCGCTGGCCGCGGCCGCCGCGGCGGGCGTGGCCGAGCTCGAGGTGCGCCGCCGCCCGCGGGTCGCCGTCGTGTCGACCGGCAGCGAGCTCGTCGCCCCCGGTGTGGCGCCGGGGCGAGGTCAGACCCCCGACTCGAACTCGACGCTGCTGGCGTCTTTGGTTTCCGGTACCAACGCCGACGTGACCGTCATCTCGTCGCTACGAGACGACGCGAGCGCGATCCACGCCCTGCTCGATCATGCGGCCGACGTCGACGTCGTCGTCTTCAGCGGGGGCGTGAGCGCCGGAGCCTACGAGCCCGTGCGCCAGGCCCTCGAGGGGCGCATCACCTTCGAGAAGGTCGCGATGCAGCCCGGCAAACCCCAGGCCTTCGGAGCGCTCGACGACGGCCGGCTCGTCTTCGGTCTGCCCGGCAACCCGGTGAGCGTGGCGGTGTCGTTCGAGGTGTTCGTGCGCCCCGCCCTCCTCGCCCTGCAGGGCCGCACCGCGATCGACCGGCGGATCGCCCGGCTCACGGCATCCGAGACCTGGACGACCCCGCCCGGCCGTCGCCAGTACCTTCCGGCGGCGATCGACCTCGTCGCCGGCACCGTGCGCCCCGCCACGGCAGGCGGATCGGGCTCGCACCTGGCCGCCTCCCTCGCGCGCGCCGAGGCCTTCGCGATCGTCCCCGCCGAGGTGTCCACCGTGTCGGTGGGCGACCCGCTCGATGTCATGCTGATTCCATGA
- a CDS encoding MFS transporter: protein MNEKSPSASEAPRLEVDDVIVVDKKRVRTAIGGTVVGNFMEWFDFGIYGYLAVTLTAVFASDLPDPWGLLVTLLGFAISFLVRPFGGFVLGPLGDRIGRQKVLFLTMAMMASATALIGILPTSAQIGLWAIVPLYLLKMIQGFSTGGEYAGATTYVSEFSPDKRRGFWSSWLDVGSYVGFAAGAGAVAITTAIVTNVSGPDAMTEYGWRIPFLLAIPLGIVAIWFRLKIPETPSFEQTHAAENEIDTDDPMSRQGLVGIVRHHWKPLLIAIALVAATNTAGYALTSYMPVYLEKEVGISNVGSAVATIPVLLLMSAMLPIFGRLSDRVGRKPIYVAAAGSALVLLVPAFLIMQIGELWAVMIALVLAAVPVAFYASIAASTLPALFPTASRFGAMAIAYNVSVSLFGGTTPLFSQALIDWTGNTLMPAFYIMFFAAMGLVALLAMPETAKRPLLGSVPTVETPAEAKALVARQDDDPLIDTSTMPLELNRP, encoded by the coding sequence ATGAACGAGAAATCCCCCTCGGCATCCGAAGCCCCCCGGCTCGAAGTCGACGACGTCATCGTCGTCGACAAGAAGCGCGTGCGCACCGCCATCGGCGGCACCGTCGTCGGCAACTTCATGGAGTGGTTCGACTTCGGCATCTACGGCTACCTCGCCGTCACGCTCACCGCCGTCTTCGCCTCCGACCTGCCCGACCCGTGGGGTCTGCTCGTCACGCTGCTCGGCTTCGCGATCTCCTTCCTCGTCCGCCCCTTCGGCGGTTTCGTCCTCGGCCCCCTCGGCGACCGGATCGGTCGGCAGAAGGTGCTCTTCCTCACGATGGCGATGATGGCCTCGGCCACCGCGCTCATCGGCATCCTGCCCACCTCGGCGCAGATCGGGCTCTGGGCGATCGTCCCCCTTTACCTGCTGAAGATGATCCAGGGCTTCTCCACCGGTGGGGAGTACGCCGGAGCGACCACCTACGTGTCGGAGTTCTCCCCCGACAAGCGGCGCGGCTTCTGGTCGTCGTGGCTCGACGTGGGCTCCTACGTCGGGTTCGCCGCCGGTGCCGGAGCGGTGGCCATCACCACGGCCATCGTCACGAACGTCTCGGGCCCCGACGCGATGACCGAGTACGGATGGCGCATCCCGTTCCTGCTCGCCATCCCCCTCGGCATCGTCGCGATCTGGTTCCGCCTGAAGATCCCCGAGACCCCCTCCTTCGAGCAGACGCACGCGGCCGAGAACGAGATCGACACGGACGACCCGATGTCCCGCCAGGGCCTCGTCGGGATCGTGCGCCACCACTGGAAGCCCCTGCTGATTGCGATCGCCCTCGTCGCGGCGACCAACACCGCGGGATACGCCCTCACCAGCTACATGCCGGTCTACCTCGAGAAAGAAGTCGGCATCTCGAACGTGGGCTCGGCCGTCGCGACCATCCCCGTTCTTCTGCTGATGTCGGCCATGCTGCCCATCTTCGGCCGACTCAGCGACCGGGTGGGCCGCAAACCCATCTACGTCGCGGCCGCCGGGTCCGCTCTGGTCCTGCTGGTTCCGGCCTTCCTGATCATGCAGATCGGCGAGCTGTGGGCCGTCATGATCGCCCTGGTGCTCGCGGCGGTGCCGGTGGCCTTCTACGCGAGCATCGCGGCATCCACTCTGCCCGCGCTCTTCCCCACCGCCTCGCGCTTCGGGGCGATGGCGATCGCGTACAACGTGTCGGTGTCGTTGTTCGGCGGCACGACCCCGTTGTTCAGCCAGGCGCTGATCGATTGGACGGGCAACACGCTCATGCCGGCGTTCTACATCATGTTCTTCGCCGCGATGGGGCTGGTCGCGCTCCTGGCCATGCCCGAGACGGCCAAGCGCCCCCTGCTCGGTTCCGTGCCCACGGTCGAGACCCCGGCCGAGGCGAAGGCGCTCGTCGCCCGTCAGGACGACGATCCGCTGATCGACACGTCCACCATGCCCCTCGAGCTGAACCGGCCGTAA
- the moaC gene encoding cyclic pyranopterin monophosphate synthase MoaC, with amino-acid sequence MTFTHLDAAGHARMVDVTLKQPTVRTASARGFVRCAPEVVAALRDGTAPKGDVLAVARIAGIQAAKSTPALLPLAHVIGVHRASVDLEITDEGVEIEATVGTADRTGVEMEALTSVSIAALAIVDMVKGMDKGTSIENVRIVSKTGGKSGDWVRPGEPVVEPSAAASGSAPAAEGVSA; translated from the coding sequence ATGACCTTCACCCACCTGGATGCCGCGGGCCACGCTCGCATGGTCGATGTCACCCTCAAGCAGCCCACCGTCCGCACCGCGTCGGCGCGGGGTTTCGTGCGCTGCGCCCCCGAGGTGGTCGCCGCCCTCCGCGATGGCACGGCCCCCAAGGGTGATGTGCTCGCGGTGGCCCGGATCGCCGGCATCCAGGCCGCGAAGTCCACTCCCGCCCTTCTCCCGCTCGCGCACGTGATCGGGGTGCACCGCGCCTCGGTCGACCTCGAGATCACCGACGAGGGCGTCGAGATCGAAGCCACCGTCGGCACCGCCGATCGCACGGGCGTCGAGATGGAAGCCCTCACGAGCGTCTCGATCGCGGCCCTCGCGATCGTCGACATGGTGAAGGGCATGGACAAGGGCACCTCGATCGAGAACGTGCGCATCGTGTCGAAGACCGGCGGCAAGTCCGGCGACTGGGTGCGGCCGGGCGAGCCCGTCGTCGAACCGTCGGCGGCCGCTTCCGGCTCCGCGCCGGCCGCCGAGGGGGTATCCGCATGA
- a CDS encoding MoaD/ThiS family protein, whose product MSVRVRYFAAAAEAAGTDAEDRAEQSLTALRAAAVADHPALGEILDRCAVLVDGTRHDDDASLVGVAHVDVLPPFAGG is encoded by the coding sequence ATGAGCGTCCGCGTGCGCTACTTCGCGGCCGCGGCGGAGGCGGCGGGGACGGATGCCGAAGACCGCGCCGAACAGTCTCTGACGGCGCTGCGCGCGGCCGCCGTCGCCGACCACCCCGCTCTGGGCGAGATCCTGGATCGCTGCGCCGTGCTCGTCGACGGCACGCGCCACGATGACGACGCCTCGCTGGTGGGCGTCGCGCACGTCGACGTGCTCCCGCCCTTCGCCGGGGGCTGA